The Pyrus communis chromosome 9, drPyrComm1.1, whole genome shotgun sequence genome has a segment encoding these proteins:
- the LOC137746186 gene encoding protein LUTEIN DEFICIENT 5, chloroplastic-like isoform X2 has protein sequence MAAAATIPLLQFVPAKTFQAKHHSNRLRPTKQRGSFGLSMITCASSNGREPDSADGGVKGVERLLEEKRRAELSARISSGEFTVEKSGFPSQLKSGLSKVGVPTGVLDFLFSWADAPENYPKIPEAKGAISAIQSEAFFVPLFELYLTYGGIYRLTFGPKSFLIVSDPAIAKHILRENSKAYSKGILAEILEFVMGTGLIPADGEIWRVRRRAIVPALHQKYVTAMINLFGEATDRLCRKLDAAASDGEDVEMESLFSRLTLDIIGKALFNYDFDSLTNDTGIVEAVYTVLREAEDRSVAPIPLWEIPLWKDISPRQRKVAAALKLINTTLDDLIAICKRMVDEEELQFHEEYMNEQDPSILHFLLASGDDVSSKQLRDDLMTMLIAGHETSAAVLTWTFYLLSTEPGVMAKLQEEADSVLGDRFPTIDDMKKLKYATRVINESLRLYPQPPVLIRRSLEDDKLGDYPIKRNEDIFICIWNLHRSPKQWDDADKFNPERWPLDGPNPNETNQNFRYLPFGGGPRKCLGDMFATFETVVALSMLVRRFNFQMALGAPEVKMTTGATIHTTEGLKMTVSRRIKPPIVPTLEMPVFEVDTPVGVPKGDSLVSQKGL, from the exons ATGGCGGCCGCCGCCACTATTCCTCTTCTGCAGTTCGTCCCCGCCAAAACCTTCCAGGCCAAGCACCACTCCAACAGGCTCCGACCCACCAAACAGAGAG GAAGTTTTGGTTTGTCTATGATTACATGCGCGTCTTCTAATGGAAGAGAGCCTGATTCTGCCGACGGCGGCGTCAAGGGCGTGGAGCGGTTGCTGGAAGAGAAGCGGCGCGCCGAGCTCTCTGCTCGGATTTCTTCAGGAGAGTTCACTGTGGAGAAATCTGG TTTTCCATCTCAATTGAAGAGTGGTTTGTCGAAGGTTGGTGTTCCTACTGGGGTACTAGATTTCTTGTTCAGCTGGGCTGATGCACCTGAAAACTATCCAAAAATTCCAGAGGCAAAGGGAGCGATCAGTGCCATTCAAAGTGAGGCCTTTTTCGTCCCGCTGTTTGAGCTTTACCTCACATATGGTGGAATTTACAGGCTGACATTTGGACCAAAG TCCTTTTTGATAGTTTCTGATCCCGCGATTGCCAAACATATATTAAGagaaaattcaaaggcttattcAAAG GGAATCTTGGCTGAAATTCTAGAATTTGTTATGGGGACTGGACTCATTCCCGCAGACGGTGAAATATGGCGCGTTCGACGACGTGCTATAGTTCCCGCATTGCATCAGAAG TATGTAACAGCTATGATTAATCTCTTCGGAGAAGCTACAGACAGGCTTTGCCGGAAGCTAGATGCTGCTGCATCTGATGGGGAAGATGTAGAGATGGAGTCGCTTTTCTCCCGTTTGACACTGGACATCATTGGCAAGGCACTTTTTAATTATGATTTTGATTCGTTAACAAATGACACCGGGATCGTCGAG GCTGTGTACACTGTCTTgagagaagcagaagatcgTAGTGTTGCACCAATACCATTATGGGAGATCCCATTATGGAAAGACATTTCACCACGACAAAGAAAAGTCGCAGCAGCCctcaaattaattaatactaCACTGGATGATTTGATAGCAATTTGCAAG AGAATGGTAGACGAAGAAGAGCTACAGTTTCATGAGGAGTACATGAATGAACAAGATCCTAGTATTCTCCATTTCCTTTTGGCATCTGGTGATGAT GTCTCTAGCAAGCAACTCCGTGATGACTTGATGACAATGCTAATAGCTGGGCATGAAACATCGGCTGCAGTCTTAACGTGGACCTTTTATCTTCTTTCCACG GAGCCTGGGGTCATGGCCAAGCTCCAAGAGGAG GCTGATTCCGTTCTGGGAGATAGATTTCCAACCATTGATGATATGAAGAAACTCAAGTATGCAACTCGAGTGATTAACGAA TCCTTGAGGCTTTACCCACAACCACCTGTGTTAATTCGTCGTTCACTGGAGGATGACAAGCTTGGAGACTACCCTATTAAAAG GAATGAGGATATATTTATTTGCATTTGGAATCTGCATCGCAGTCCAAAACAATGGGACGACGCAGATAAGTTTAACCCTGAAAGATGGCCATTAGATGGACCCAATCCAAATGaaacaaaccaaaattttcG TTACTTGCCCTTTGGCGGAGGACCACGGAAATGCTTAGGTGACATGTTTGCAACATTCGAG ACTGTAGTAGCACTTTCAATGCTTGTTCGAAGATTTAACTTTCAAATGGCACTCGGCGCTCCTGAG GTCAAGATGACAACGGGAGCCACCATTCACACGACGGAAGGGTTGAAGATGACAGTCAGTAGGAGGATAAAACCTCCGATTGTTCCCACATTGGAGATGCCTGTATTTGAAGTGGATACGCCCGTCGGTGTCCCAAAAGGGGATTCTTTAGTTAGTCAGAAAG GTTTGTAG
- the LOC137746186 gene encoding protein LUTEIN DEFICIENT 5, chloroplastic-like isoform X1: protein MAAAATIPLLQFVPAKTFQAKHHSNRLRPTKQRGSFGLSMITCASSNGREPDSADGGVKGVERLLEEKRRAELSARISSGEFTVEKSGFPSQLKSGLSKVGVPTGVLDFLFSWADAPENYPKIPEAKGAISAIQSEAFFVPLFELYLTYGGIYRLTFGPKSFLIVSDPAIAKHILRENSKAYSKGILAEILEFVMGTGLIPADGEIWRVRRRAIVPALHQKYVTAMINLFGEATDRLCRKLDAAASDGEDVEMESLFSRLTLDIIGKALFNYDFDSLTNDTGIVEAVYTVLREAEDRSVAPIPLWEIPLWKDISPRQRKVAAALKLINTTLDDLIAICKRMVDEEELQFHEEYMNEQDPSILHFLLASGDDVSSKQLRDDLMTMLIAGHETSAAVLTWTFYLLSTEPGVMAKLQEEADSVLGDRFPTIDDMKKLKYATRVINESLRLYPQPPVLIRRSLEDDKLGDYPIKRNEDIFICIWNLHRSPKQWDDADKFNPERWPLDGPNPNETNQNFRYLPFGGGPRKCLGDMFATFETVVALSMLVRRFNFQMALGAPEVKMTTGATIHTTEGLKMTVSRRIKPPIVPTLEMPVFEVDTPVGVPKGDSLVSQKGEVSSAHP, encoded by the exons ATGGCGGCCGCCGCCACTATTCCTCTTCTGCAGTTCGTCCCCGCCAAAACCTTCCAGGCCAAGCACCACTCCAACAGGCTCCGACCCACCAAACAGAGAG GAAGTTTTGGTTTGTCTATGATTACATGCGCGTCTTCTAATGGAAGAGAGCCTGATTCTGCCGACGGCGGCGTCAAGGGCGTGGAGCGGTTGCTGGAAGAGAAGCGGCGCGCCGAGCTCTCTGCTCGGATTTCTTCAGGAGAGTTCACTGTGGAGAAATCTGG TTTTCCATCTCAATTGAAGAGTGGTTTGTCGAAGGTTGGTGTTCCTACTGGGGTACTAGATTTCTTGTTCAGCTGGGCTGATGCACCTGAAAACTATCCAAAAATTCCAGAGGCAAAGGGAGCGATCAGTGCCATTCAAAGTGAGGCCTTTTTCGTCCCGCTGTTTGAGCTTTACCTCACATATGGTGGAATTTACAGGCTGACATTTGGACCAAAG TCCTTTTTGATAGTTTCTGATCCCGCGATTGCCAAACATATATTAAGagaaaattcaaaggcttattcAAAG GGAATCTTGGCTGAAATTCTAGAATTTGTTATGGGGACTGGACTCATTCCCGCAGACGGTGAAATATGGCGCGTTCGACGACGTGCTATAGTTCCCGCATTGCATCAGAAG TATGTAACAGCTATGATTAATCTCTTCGGAGAAGCTACAGACAGGCTTTGCCGGAAGCTAGATGCTGCTGCATCTGATGGGGAAGATGTAGAGATGGAGTCGCTTTTCTCCCGTTTGACACTGGACATCATTGGCAAGGCACTTTTTAATTATGATTTTGATTCGTTAACAAATGACACCGGGATCGTCGAG GCTGTGTACACTGTCTTgagagaagcagaagatcgTAGTGTTGCACCAATACCATTATGGGAGATCCCATTATGGAAAGACATTTCACCACGACAAAGAAAAGTCGCAGCAGCCctcaaattaattaatactaCACTGGATGATTTGATAGCAATTTGCAAG AGAATGGTAGACGAAGAAGAGCTACAGTTTCATGAGGAGTACATGAATGAACAAGATCCTAGTATTCTCCATTTCCTTTTGGCATCTGGTGATGAT GTCTCTAGCAAGCAACTCCGTGATGACTTGATGACAATGCTAATAGCTGGGCATGAAACATCGGCTGCAGTCTTAACGTGGACCTTTTATCTTCTTTCCACG GAGCCTGGGGTCATGGCCAAGCTCCAAGAGGAG GCTGATTCCGTTCTGGGAGATAGATTTCCAACCATTGATGATATGAAGAAACTCAAGTATGCAACTCGAGTGATTAACGAA TCCTTGAGGCTTTACCCACAACCACCTGTGTTAATTCGTCGTTCACTGGAGGATGACAAGCTTGGAGACTACCCTATTAAAAG GAATGAGGATATATTTATTTGCATTTGGAATCTGCATCGCAGTCCAAAACAATGGGACGACGCAGATAAGTTTAACCCTGAAAGATGGCCATTAGATGGACCCAATCCAAATGaaacaaaccaaaattttcG TTACTTGCCCTTTGGCGGAGGACCACGGAAATGCTTAGGTGACATGTTTGCAACATTCGAG ACTGTAGTAGCACTTTCAATGCTTGTTCGAAGATTTAACTTTCAAATGGCACTCGGCGCTCCTGAG GTCAAGATGACAACGGGAGCCACCATTCACACGACGGAAGGGTTGAAGATGACAGTCAGTAGGAGGATAAAACCTCCGATTGTTCCCACATTGGAGATGCCTGTATTTGAAGTGGATACGCCCGTCGGTGTCCCAAAAGGGGATTCTTTAGTTAGTCAGAAAGGTGAGGTTTCTTCTGCTCATCCTTGA
- the LOC137744199 gene encoding uncharacterized protein — translation MLTEQTQNTVELNNGIVRVTFSNPGGDVIGIQYKGIDNLLDIKNPPSNRGYWDLVWKNGEDRLQGTTFKIVTSTADQIEISFNKTYDVSIGDWTLPLNVDKRYIMQRGRAGFYAYAIYERLEGWPELRIDQTRLALKLREDKFQFMAISDDRQRFMPTAEDREEDHAQTLAYREAVLLTNPSNPEFKGEVDDKYQYSSDVKDIKVHGWISTDDAIGLWMITPSTEFRSAGPFKQELTSHVGPTALTVFLSSHYVGRDVGLTFADGEAWKKVFGPVFVYLNSDVPSSNASFSLWENAKEQMYEEVQSWPYNFTQSEGFPNSDERGSVAGQLLIRDSYINESLVSASYAYVGLAARGYAGSWQTECKGYQFWTQADNQGYFYVKDVRPGNYSLYATVPGFIGDYKYEYDITIEAASEVSLANLTFEPPRNGPTLWEIGTPDRSAAEFNIPDPYPTLVNRLFTDNYANRFRQYGLWERYGDYYPDRDLIYTVGTDNYGDDWFYAHVTRNRNGTYEATTWQIVFQLENVWNTGNYTLQLALASANYAELQVRFNNQNDAPHFSTGLIGKDNAIARHGIHGLYWLFSVDVPSYRLQQGDNTIYLTQSRNWGPFAGLMYDYIRLEGPPPN, via the coding sequence ATGCTAACAGAGCAAACTCAGAACACGGTGGAGCTGAACAATGGCATTGTCCGAGTCACTTTTTCAAATCCGGGAGGAGACGTCATTGGAATTCAATACAAGGGAATTGACAACTTGCTTGACATCAAAAACCCCCCAAGCAATAGAGGTTACTGGGATCTTGTATGGAAAAATGGCGAGGACAGACtacaaggaacaacatttaaGATTGTTACATCGACGGCGGATCAAATAGAGATTTCTTTTAATAAAACTTACGATGTTTCTATCGGAGATTGGACGCTACCCTTAAATGTTGACAAAAGGTACATAATGCAGCGTGGTCGCGCTGGGTTCTACGCGTATGCCATATACGAGCGTCTAGAAGGGTGGCCGGAATTGCGCATAGATCAAACAAGACTTGCTTTGAAACTTCGAGAAGATAAATTTCAGTTCATGGCTATATCAGACGACAGACAAAGATTCATGCCAACAGCCGAAGATCGCGAAGAAGACCACGCTCAGACCCTTGCCTATCGTGAAGCTGTTCTTTTAACTAATCCAAGCAATCCCGAGTTTAAAGGAGAGGTGGATGACAAGTACCAATACTCCAGTGACGTCAAAGACATTAAGGTTCACGGTTGGATTAGCACTGACGATGCTATAGGGCTTTGGATGATCACACCTAGTACCGAGTTTCGTTCAGCGGGGCCATTCAAGCAGGAACTTACCTCTCATGTCGGACCAACTGCCCTCACTGTGTTTCTTAGTAGTCACTACGTCGGGAGAGATGTTGGGTTGACCTTTGCAGACGGTGAGGCATGGAAGAAGGTTTTTGGGCCCGTCTTTGTGTATCTTAACTCAGACGTTCCAAGCTCGAATGCGTCCTTTTCTCTCTGGGAAAATGCAAAAGAACAGATGTATGAAGAAGTACAGAGTTGGCCATACAATTTCACTCAGTCCGAAGGCTTTCCTAACTCCGATGAACGCGGATCAGTCGCTGGTCAGTTACTAATACGGGATTCGTACATCAACGAGAGCCTAGTCTCAGCAAGTTATGCTTACGTGGGACTGGCTGCGCGCGGATACGCGGGATCATGGCAAACGGAATGCAAGGGTTATCAGTTCTGGACTCAAGCTGACAACCAAGGTTATTTCTACGTGAAAGATGTTCGACCGGGGAACTATAGCTTGTATGCAACTGTTCCAGGCTTCATTGGGGACTACAAATACGAGTACGATATTACAATTGAAGCAGCAAGTGAAGTCAGTTTAGCTAATCTTACCTTTGAACCTCCGAGAAACGGCCCGACCTTGTGGGAAATCGGCACCCCTGATCGATCAGCCGCGGAGTTCAACATACCGGATCCATATCCAACCCTTGTGAACCGTTTGTTCACTGATAATTACGCAAACAGGTTTAGGCAATATGGCTTGTGGGAACGATACGGAGATTATTACCCTGACCGTGATCTCATCTACACCGTCGGCACTGACAATTACGGTGATGATTGGTTTTACGCTCATGTGACAAGGAACAGAAATGGTACATACGAGGCAACGACATGGCAAATTGTATTTCAACTTGAGAACGTTTGGAACACCGGAAATTATACGCTCCAATTGGCGTTGGCCTCGGCCAACTACGCAGAACTGCAGGTCCGATTCAACAACCAGAATGACGCACCTCATTTTTCGACGGGGCTAATAGGGAAGGACAATGCCATAGCAAGGCATGGAATTCATGGTTTGTACTGGCTCTTCAGTGTCGATGTGCCGAGCTATCGACTTCAACAAGGAGACAACACCATCTATCTTACTCAATCAAGAAACTGGGGACCTTTCGCAGGACTTATGTACGACTACATCCGACTAGAAGGACCTCCTCCAAACTGA